From Lolium perenne isolate Kyuss_39 chromosome 5, Kyuss_2.0, whole genome shotgun sequence, a single genomic window includes:
- the LOC127299604 gene encoding protein FLX-like 3 — MSGRDRLPRRFVEDGRGYVDARVLEDHRRGHHPGIRVVDDRRGHPEIRLVDDRRGYPAVRVIEDRRVYPAVHERPVMRMAPRPHPHPAVMEEEIELHEVEFRRLMADRHALGEERMELHRELQANKEEVRHLNMIIAEINGKKEAYIAELVDKRRKLEAELRANEPLRDEVAHLRGEVEKLLAIRKDLSAKAASIMQELNRDRSDTKQLPMLKAEIDGLQQDLTHTRNACESEQKVNFELVEQKKAMEKSMMSMAQEIQQMRAELANLDGRPWGTGGSYGMKLGSPEAAFPTQYGDKYNIHAGVSDKGPSHPPESSWGAYDKTRFQYR, encoded by the exons ATGTCAGGAAGAGATCGCCTGCCGCGCCGTTTCGTCGAGGATGGCAGGGGCTACGTTGACGCCCGTGTGCTCGAGGATCATCGCAGGGGCCATCATCCCGGTATCCGTGTGGTGGATGATCGCAGGGGCCATCCTGAGATCCGTCTAGTCGATGACCGCAGAGGCTATCCTGCAGTCCGCGTGATCGAGGATCGCAGAGTCTATCCTGCAGTTCACGAAAGGCCCGTCATGAGGATGGCTCCTCGCCCTCACCCTCACCCAGCTGTTATGGAGGAAGAAATCGAGTTGCACGAGGTCGAGTTCCGGAGGCTTATGGCTGACCGTCACGCTCTAGGTGAGGAGCGGATGGAGTTGCACAGGGAGTTGCAGGCTAACAAAGAGGAGGTCCGTCACTTGAACATGATCATCGCCGAGATTAATGGCAAGAAGGAAGCTTATATTGCCGAGCTCGTGGACAAGAGGAGGAAGCTTGAAGCCGAACTTAGAGCAAATGAGCCTCTCAGAGATGAGGTTGCGCATCTTCGTGGCGAGGTAGAGAAGCTCCTTGCTATCAGGAAAGATCTCTCTGCAAAGGCTGCTTCAATCATGCAGGAGCTGAATAGGGATAGATCTGATACAAAACAGTTACCTATGCTGAAAGCAGAGATTGATGGCCTTCAGCAGGACCTTACTCATACAAG GAATGCATGTGAATCAGAGCAGAAGGTGAATTTTGAGCTGGTGGAACAAAAGAAAGCAATGGAAAAGAGTATGATGTCCATGGCACAGGAAATTCAACAAATGCGGGCCGAGTTGGCTAATTTGGATGGGAGACCATGGGGCACAG gtggatcatatgggatgaagtTGGGTAGTCCTGAAGCGGCTTTCCCTACTCAATACGGAGATAAATACAATATCCATGCG GGAGTTTCTGACAAAGGTCCTTCGCATCCTCCTGAATCTTCGTGGGGCGCATATGACAAGACTCGTTTCCAATACCGCTAA
- the LOC127303485 gene encoding putative protein Brevis radix-like 5, with protein sequence MHVCFRGGTGDSRVSRSISVIRGFTKNMKAMSLKAKEGGGGGHGRRRRRKEADGGDHNDAAGAPSAKIAPAQLQDEADNDDRRRDHELRIEEDKKGGKKQEYCDKCCSPLLDDDDGGGGGDGVREWVAEPEPGVLLTLSPRPDGSNRLRRVRFREELFDAWAAQSWWADNHDHIVELYSVVQSDDDDDAAAAMPATPCQSDEEEDATTPRAESWSPSTSNFSGEPSSGSGSAGTVGSPIMGLVTAPENRSGSKAPPPRDEEDVGDQQWKEWVEEYDPGVFLTVRAYPDHPLQLRHVELSRERFGEVKARVWWEENKDKLRSLYSF encoded by the exons ATGCACGTGTGCTTCCGCGGCGGCACCGGCGACAGCAGGGTCTCCAGGTCCATCAGCGTCATCAGGGGCTTCACCAAGAAC ATGAAAGCCATGTCCCTCAAGGCGAaggaggggggcggtggcggccaTGGGCGGCGGAGGCGACGGAAGGAGGCTGACGGTGGGGATCACAATGATGCTGCCGGAGCGCCGTCGGCCAAGATCGCGCCGGCGCAGTTGCAGGACGAAGCGGACAACGACGATCGCCGCCGTGACCATGAGCTGCGCATTGAAGAGGACAAGAAAGGAGGGAAGAAGCAAGAGTACTGCGACAAGTGCTGCTCCCCTCTGCTGGACGACGACGACGGTGGCGGCGGGGGTGACGGCGTGCGGGAGTGGGTGGCGGAGCCGGAGCCCGGGGTGCTGCTGACGCTGTCGCCGCGGCCCGACGGCAGCAACCGCCTCCGCAGGGTGCGGTTCAGGGAGGAGCTGTTCGACGCGTGGGCGGCGCAGAGCTGGTGGGCCGACAACCACGACCACATCGTCGAGCTCTACAGCGTCGTCCAgtccgacgacgatgacgacgcggCGGCCGCCATGCCTGCCACCCCATGCCAGTCCGACGAAGAAGAA GACGCGACGACGCCCCGCGCGGAGTCATGGTCACCGTCGACGTCCAACTTCTCCGGCGAGCCGTCCAGCGGCAGTGGGTCAGCCGGCACGGTGGGCTCGCCGATAATGGGCCTAGTCACCGCACCCGAGAACCGCAGCGGCAGCAAAGCACCACCACCAAGA gacgaggaggacgtcgGCGACCAGCAGTGGAAGGAGTGGGTGGAGGAGTACGATCCCGGCGTGTTCCTTACCGTCCGCGCCTACCCCGACCACCCCCTCCAGCTCCGGCACGTCGAGCTCAG CCGTGAGAGGTTCGGCGAGGTGAAGGCGAGAGTGTGGTGGGAGGAGAACAAGGACAAGCTGCGCAGCCTCTACTCCTTCTGA